ATGAACTTAAATTCTTAAAACTAATGTTACTTAGAATTATAATTAGTGAATTTTCAATGACATTAATTATTTGCATCTTTATAAGGGACAGCAGAGGATCTTTTCTCCTATGCTCTGGGGAATGTGTAATCCCTGATGGGAAATTAACATTTACTGTAACAATTAAGGTATAAACACAGACACTAATTTCTCCCCTGCAGAGCTTATCATGATGGGAAGGTCCTGGGGGACACCTATACCTGAATTTCTAATCAGGTCCAAAAGAATTATAAGCCTTAAGCAAATGCCATGTACTCTATGACATGGTGCCTCAGATGTCAAGCCCATGGTTTCTCTTCACAATTGTTAGTAAGTTTCCAACTACAAGTTTGATCTAAATCATAGACTGACTCTTGGAACATTTAGACTGTGACATCTAAGCTGTGACTCTTTGGCAGTGAAGGAGGAAGATTCTGTGACTGCATCTGCTCGGCCTTGGTATCTCCAAGGCCAGTTCTTCTTCCAGGACAGCGGAGGTGAAACACGCATAAGGGGTCAGCACTGAGTTCCCTCAAAGGACTAAGAGTGAATTAATCAAGTTTCTATTTTTGGCTCACTCCCTTTGTAGctgaaaaaatgaggaaaagtatttatattgaataatagtaAATTCCAAAGTCTGGAGCTCTGACTCTACTTTCTGTATTGTTCTCAACATACCCTCTGTGTTCGCTTCATCTTCATTCTCGGAGCAGGAGAACTGTAGCAGTTCCAAGTGACAAATCCAGAACATAGCAACATCAGaagagatttgtttttttctaaaatttttttattgatatgtATTATACACAGAGGAAAGTTGACATATCATAAGTATACAGCTTgaaatgttttcaaaagtttaataAGTAACAATGAACACTCAGATTTATTCTATTTCTCATTCATGCTATCCTACAAAACCTAGCAAAGCACATCCACCTTCCTTTATTCATTCTCTGTCCAGCTAGGATAAAACAGAGGAGGAGAATGTGTGGAAACACTGGAATATATGGTTAAGTATAAAACTTAGGTTACCAAGGCTCACCTCAATACCGTTATCAATTATTGACTTCCTGTGTTCTTATAGTAACGTATCTGAAAACCTTAGAGACTACAAGAGACTTCCTGGTAGCAGAATATCTGTACTGTCTCTTCCCTGTAGGGATCCTTTCTTTCTTGATGGTCAAAACAGGGGACCTGAAGTACCTAGTAGGGTAATGGAAACATGAGTAGGCACTAGGAAGTGATGAATCAGATGACTAGGGGGGAGTAATGGGGATACATCCTCACCACTAAAGCCCATTAGCAGGTAGCCTTCTTCCTCAGCTACCGCATCCCTCTATCTTCCAGGAAAGATAGAGCAGTTGCTTGTCCTGTGCAGTTCATGCAACAAAAGACAGTGATTTAAATGTTGAGGGGTGTGTACCTTCAGACTCTGTGAAGCAAAGGAGGAGTTAAACTTACGTGATTTCTGCCAGTCTGAGTCGCTTTCTCATAAAACTCCTATAAAAGAGTTTATAAGGACAGAGCTGGTTCCCTGTTAATGGAATTTTCTTCTGTTCTCACAGATTTCCACAGTTGCAAATGCTGGCTAGAAATGACTCCTTAGTGACGGAATTTATTCTTGCTGGATTAACAGACCGTCCAGAGCTCCAGCAACCCCTCTTTTCCCTGTTTCTGATGATCTACATGGTGACCATGGTGGGCAACCTGGGCTTGATCATTCTTATTGGTCTAAATtctcacctccacacccccatgtactatTTCCTCTTCAATCTGTCCTTCATTGATCTCTATTACTCTTCTGTTTTCACCCCCAAGATGCTGATGAACTTTGTAATCAGGAAGAATATCATCTCCTATGGCGGGTGCATGACTCAgctgtatttctttctgttttttgtcaTCTCTGAATGCTATATGTTGACGTCAatggcctatgatcgctatgtggccatctgtactCCATTGCTGTATAAGGTCACCATGTCTCATCAAGTCTGTTTGGTGCTGTCTTTGGCTGCATATGTGATGGGGTTTGCTGGAGCCTCTGCCCACACAGGATGCATGCTTAGACTAACCTTCTGCAATGTTAATATCATCAACCATTACTTGTGTGACATCCTCCCACTCCTCCAACTCTCTTGCACCAGCACTTATGTCAATGAGGTGGTAGTTCTCCTTGTCGTGGGTATTAATATCATAGTACCCAGTTTCACTATCCTGATTTCTTACATCTTCATCCTCACTAGCATTCTTCATATCAAATCTGCTCAAGGAAGATTGAAAGCCTTCAGCACCTGCAGCTCCCACATCattgctctttctcttttttttggttcCGCAGCATTCATGTACCTTAAATATGCTTCTCCTGGATCTATGGAGCAGGGAAaagtttcttctattttctataCTAATGTGGGACCCATGCTTAATCCTTTAATTTACAGTTTGAGGAACAAGGATGTCAAAGTTGCACTGTGGAAATCCCTGTTTAAAATCCAGAGGAGAAATATGTTCTAATTAGAAACAACAATAATGTAAAGACATTCAattttgtacttaatttttattgtctttcaaTAACTATATAGCTTCTACAGATTGTGTTATATGTGGTATAATAGACTTGTCTCATCATTTTCCTCATAGCTGTCCTTGTGTCACTTTCCCTATATATCTCTTGCACCTTGTATCAGTTTGCTAAATAACTAGTAGCAtctttataaaggaaaatataaactgtttctgtttcatactATCTTTGTCTCCTGTGCTATTCTTTATCTACACAGCTGTAGTGAGTTTCATAAATACGTAAAGTTAAATTTAGAACTTGCTGATCTAGACACAAAAATGCCCAAACTCTGTAGAAtaattgtctttaaaaacaatattgtTACTGATACAGGCAGAAGGATTCAAAGAAATGTTTTCATTGCAAACTGCACATACAGCTTAAAGTAAGAGCAGAGCTTGCTGTTGATGTTGTTTGGGTCTATTTTTCATAccacttttccttttattattcttaCTTTTCTTGTTCCCTTTGAAAATAGCCAAATCTATTTTACATGCCATCTGCTTCTGAGAACCTCTGTAAGGCAAATGCATTTAATATTAAAGAGAATACACGTAACTCCACCATTTATTGCCAAATATAGCATTTAGAGAAAATGATTAGAAGAATAAATATGCATGTATCTCAGGATCCCAATAAGCAAAATGGgtggtttattataaaatttgtatttattactATCTAAAATGACACCAGATATTTCAAAAAAAGCATATGGTTTTactgtaaattttgttttttatcactTTAGTAAAATACTATACATAGTATTAGGAGAAACATTTTAGCCATGTTTCACTTATCCAGTGCAGTATGATGAAGAAAGTTGTGTATTAATATAATAAACCATATTCCTAGTAACATTTTCTGAACTTGCTTAAACCTTGTCTCACCAGTCAGACAATACATATATTTACCTAGATCCTCTCCCTGTAATTTCCCTATTTCTCCAATACTTTTCCCattcatatatttagagtacCAAATATAGGGGTAAGTCAAAAATCTTGTTGTTGAATTGGATTATGTTGTTtggataataacaataataaatttaattttataaataataaaatataataaatgacaataataaaaaaataaatcagagagaacTTTGGGATATAATTTCTTTTGTGGAGTGAAGTGTGGCAGCCATAGAGAGGTGCTGCTAACACCCTTTCAGTAGAACCGGCTGTGGGGAGCATCAGTGATTGTCTATAGCTGATACTGCTTTGGATCCACCGTGGTGTTCAGGCAGAGTCCATGCTTACTCTGAGATGTCCTCAACCAATGGCTTAGCATGGCAGGTATACCAGAGTTGGCCAATTTCTGTGTAACATAAATCTCTTCTGATAGGGACTTTCTATCAtcctatttgagatttttttgaacCGCACTGTGGTCTGAGGTTTTGCTACCCAATCCTTCCTTCTATCTCTCCTTTCATAGGTATCACACTTTCATCCTGGTCTGAAGTCTTTCTTACTGACTCTCACTCATTCCCATTTTATCCTTCACAGGCACTTACCACAATAAGTGTCTTGGAAGTCCAGTCATTTCTTGGCATCTGTTTCTTGGAGAACTCTAAATGACATAGAGGACTTACACTGATTTTAAACCTTAGTTTTAGGATATGGTAATCAAGGCAGATTGGATTTGTTATCAATGGAGAGAAATAAATCCATGGGACATAATAGAATATTCAGAAACATATCCTCACTTATATAGATAATTGCTTTTTAGCTGAGCAACTATGTAAATCTATAAGTAAAGACAAATTTTCCTAAGCAATTGATGCTGGAAATACTAACTGCACATGAGGAAAACAATGAACTTTGATCtctacctcacatcatatacaaaaattaattttaaatagatcAAAACTATACAAATAAAGCTGTAACATAGACCGTctacaagaaaacatagaaaagtaTGTTAGTGTAGGCACAGATTTCTTAGACATATTCTGGAAAGCActaaacctaaaagaaaaaaagagataaagtgaGTTTCCTTTAAATTAGAACATctgtttatcaaaaaaaaaatataggcaAGACAGACTGGAAGAATATTTgcagtacatatatttttttttttaatttttttttgggggggtgcagtacatatatttgataaaggtATTGCATTCAGAATATATAACTTAATTAAAATGTATCTCAGTGATAAAAAGACCATGTCATATATTGGCAAATGATTTGAAAGACACATCCCAAACGAACATATGTAAATGGCACCCCCTTATGTATAATGAATAGTTGGACAACAGTCCCTTACCAGCTGTACTATCCTCCCTCACTTCATTGCCCAGGCTTTGCCCCTTGGGTGGTTCAAGCACATGTCAGGCCTTCTTCTTAGTCTCCCTCCATGGTGGTCCTTGCACCATCTTGGAGCCTCTGTTTCAGAGGTCCAAGTACCAGCTGTGGGACATCTCCAAACCCTCCATCAATCCAAGCACCAATTCTATAGAGCTTCTCCACTTCTCCTCTGAGATTCTAGAGTCTGGTTAtgcttcttcctctttatttcatCAGTCCTGGGAGtggtagctattttctttttataggttattagtctttatattttctctgcttCATCTTTTGCTCTTTCCTCCTTGCAATATCcgattctcttttaaaaatatcctccATAGGAAGTACATAGTATGCTAATTTTTTGACTGGAATTTGAAACAGGGAACACATCTTATGTGATTTTGTTGGACTGACTTGCCCATCTCACAAGATATATCCTGTCTAATTAGCACATGCCAAACCCTGATGACAGTGATTAGTCAGAAatagtcattttttaaagctctttattgaagtataattgctttacactgttgtgccagtttctgctgtacagcaaagtgaatcagctgtatttatgtatccccatatcccctccctcctgcaactccttcccaccctccctatcccacccctctaagtcaccaccaattatcaagttgatctccctgtgctatgcaccagcttcccactagctatctattttacatttggtagtgtatatatctcagtgctactttctcactttgccccagcCTAGAGTCATTTGACTATAGTCTTTTCtgccaaaattatttaaataaacttttctacTTATATTTATTGAATTGGTAAGATTAAATCTAGCGATTCTGGTAGTCCTATTTTCACTACATGGGGAGAGTTCATCTGAGGTTAAAATGTAGTAGAACCAAACAGACAAACCGTGTGGAGAGAGATACACTTCCATGAATGGTAGGCCCTGTCCAGCCAAATAAAAGGCCATGTATATTCATGACTTACCAGTTTCATACACTTTTGGGGAGTATGTTGGTTTATGTAGGCAAAATATTGTTGCAGGCATGACACATGCCTTGTAGTTTGAATGTGATATCCAAGTGCCCAGCACACTCTGCTGGCAGTATGAGTCAGTAAAATGCCTGGCTCAGTCTGTGAATCAGCAGACTTATTTTACAGGtggactttttattcttttgatcaaTGTGGCAAAAATGATcatgtaaaattattaaaatcacaagtcatataaaactaaaatgattaaaaattcaaatgtagtgttttaaaaataactataattatagaatttgaagtaaaaattatttcaatatattaagcatttttaaaacacCTTTAGGATATTTGGAAGTCTTGTGTCCATAAATTGATGAATTTCTTCAATTCATATGTGTCATATATAGTTTTATTATCCTTCTGTATATGCttcataaatacaatttttttaaatttatttatttatttatttatttatttatttattggctgtgttgggtctttgatgctgcacatgggctttctctagttgcagcaagcaggggctactcttcattgcagtgcatgggctcctcattgcagtggcttctcgttgcagaggaggggctctaggcatgtgggcttcagtagttgtgacacacgggctccatagttgtggctcacaggctctagagcacaggctcaatagttgtggtgcacgggctttagttgctccgtggcatgtgggaatcttcccagagccgggctcaaacccatgtcgcctgcatttacaggcagattcttaaccactgtgccacctaggaagtcccaatacaattttaattgggaaaaaagtttgttttcttcatgtgGAATCCCCAGATGAATTCACATTAAAGGCATCGAGCCTTGAGCATACCCTAGATAGATGCTCTTGGAAGGGTAAGAATAGAATATGTATGACATGATGGCATGTACCATACTTTGGCCAGCATCAAAAATGGTCAGCCAAGTGAGGCATTCACTGCTCTATTTCAGCAGCCCAACCAAAGAGGTACTTCACCACCTGGTCACCAGCTACAGCAGCcacatgcaggggacacagtgcCTATTGTGGACAAGAGTCCCACAGGGCTGCTGGAGGAGTTTGTTTCAGGTGCCCAAGGAACACAGTGCTCAGCCTGTGGTGGTGGGAGGCCAGGCAAGGAATCCTGATGTTTGCAGCTCCTGGCAGATGCCCCAGTCTCTGTCTCCCCATTTCAGATACTTCTGTCCATCTCCAACCAATTTCCCCCTTTCACGGCATCTAAACTAGTCGCAGCGTGATTGCTCTCAGAATGCACAAGCCTTCTGCAAGTTGGGTTTCtatgttattttgaaatatttgacatgaaaaagcaaaattagtTCCAAATTTATTGAACATTAAATTtgtcagtaaaaagaaaataactcccATTGTTTAAATATGATTACAATGACAAAGTTTTAAATGGTGGTAACAATGATTTAAACTCTCACTTATGCATACAAAATTTCTCATTGATGATGATTATAAAAGAAATTGGAgatataatcattaaaaattcttcatCAAGAATTGCAAATAACTATTTCAAGTATGAAGCCTGTTACTATATTCAGGAAGCAAGTACAAATTTTCATTTAGAATTATGAgtgtattttatttgggaatattATTTAGTAAAAACCCATGAATCTCATTTAAGAgatatttttgatatttgaatAATTTACATTATTATAGTATATAATGAATATACCAACTTTTCTGATTTTATCATCAAATATAATCATGAAGAGTTCATTtgcaatttaataaataatgcaAAATTTTTATAATCACAAACCAgttcataaaatagaatattgtagaatatttttttcagtaCTTTTAGCTGTTTTGAGTGGGTGGTGGTTCCAATAGCTTAGCCCAACAATTCAAGAAATGACAgttgtttaaatatatgcagtttattgtatgtcaattacatcaatataagttcttaaaaaaaagaaatgacagttgTTAAATAGCATATTTAGTCAACTTGGTTCTCAAATTAGATTAGGTGGTCAGGGGCTTTCACTGTATATTTATAGTTTAAGTGAATGTCTTCAGCtgttatgtcttcaaatatttttctgccacTCCTCCTCCCTGCTGTCTGGGACTCTAATTACACACATATGAGGTTACTCCAGTTACATAATATATCATCTTAGGGCTCATtgatgctctgttcatttttccctagtctatttttttttgtttcctctctggATATCATTTTGGGTAGTTTCTATTGCTGTTCTTTAAGTTCACTCATCATTTCTTCGGATGTGGTGTTAACTCCATTCAACGtagttatttttacataaatttttaattttaaaattcttttagatttacaggaaaaATTGTTAATATAGTACACAGAGTTACTATGTATTTCATATCTTGTTCCTCTCACTATCTTACATTAGTGTGATACATATGTCACAGTTAGTGAACCAGTattgataattattattaaagtCCACACTTTAtccagattttcttagtttttacctaatgtccctTTTCTATCCTAGGATCCCATTTGGGATACCACATTGCATTGGTTAGACATGTCTCGTTGGGTTCCTCTTGGCTGTCACATTTTTTCAGGCTTCCCATGTTTTGAATaactttgacagttttgaagagtatTAGGTATTTTGTTAGAATATCCCTCAATTGGGATTTCTAACGTTTTTCTCGTGATTAATTTGAGATtctgtattttttcagatttggtgtattttttatttcacatattgtatttttcatatcaAGGAAGTCAGTGTGGGCCTTTTCATATCTTTGTGTCTTTCCTTGATATGCAAAATTTTTTCTTGAACATATAGAATATATTAATAACAGCTTTTTTATTGTCtactaactttaaaatatatgttatttttagtATGTTTCTACAGATTGAGGTTTTTCCTCATTATGGATTGAATTTTCCCGCTTTTTGCATGCcaaattttaaattagttttcagTTGGATTTCCTGTTATTTTAAACATGAAGGTTGCCatatttttaatctgaaattactcatttgtaaattttttacaagacagaaaaaaagattgaaactGCTGGCTCTGTTGGTGATAGAAACACAAATACACTATAATAATTGACAGGGCTCATGGAGCACAAGCTTAAATGGGAAGAGATTAATGTCTTGGTtgtatccaatttttttttctcggttttctttctttatgtcagCTTCATTGAATTTCCCCAAGTTTGAGACATGAATTCAATGTAAGTCAGAATATTCTTTATGTCAACACCCAAGCCCCATCCTGTGTAAGACTACTGGCACATCTGGTCCAGTATTCAGCCTCTAAGGGTGGGATGGAAAAGTGTGGATGGGCCTACCCATACTGATATTAGAGATTAGAGGCGAGTTACAAAAAACACAGACTAGTTTTCCATAGTAAGTCCTGAGAGATCTGCTGaacaatatattgtttaaaatattgagctctatacattttttattaataaagttatatttattCTAGACATaaagttagttttatttttttgacatacaataaactgcatatatttaaagtgtacaatttgattttttttcttattagtaattataTATGGCAGAGCTCTATAaatttttacacaaataaattttacttacaaagtttataaaaacatttcaaagtgtATTTTATGAGGactagtttatatatagtaaacTATACAACTATGAAGTATACAGCTTGATGACTTTTTACCTAAGTATAAACTCATTTATCACCACCCAGAAAATCATATGGAACATTTCCATGACCCCAGAAATTTGCCTTGTGTCACTTTCTAGTCAATAGCCAACTCCCATGCACCAGTTGAGGTAACCATTGCTCTCATTTCTGTCACTTTAGAGTAATTTTGCCTGTTCTTTAAAatcttataaatgaaatcatacggTTTATACTCTTTTGGGTCTGCCATCTTTGTTCCACATAATGATTTTTGTATTTCAACCATATTGGTGCAGGTATTAGAACAttgttttttgagaaatatcTAATTGAATGTATTTTCTACAATTTCCTTATCTATTCTCTTATTGAAATAAAACCTCAGTGAACATTCTTAtatgagtttttgttgttgctgttgtttggttttgtttttttacacatGCACTAATTTGTCTGTATATATAATAGCCATGGAATGTCTGGATCAGATGCTACATATGTGTGCAACTTTATTAGAAAACACcaatttgttttccaaagtaactATACAATTTTACTCTTCTAAcagcagtgtatgaaagttcCAGGTGTTCCACATCCACATGTACACTTGGTATAGACATTCTTATTAATTTTATCCATTCTGGTGTGtatgcagtggtatctcattatgattttaatttgcattttccttaggACAAAGGATGCTgagataattttttcaaatttattaatatttgaaCCTGTATTGCTTCTTGGAATGATAACTTTAAACAGTTTTTCAATAcatactggaaaaaaagaaatacaactgtttatgttctcagatgacatgattgtctctGTAGACAGTCCCtcaaaattgacagtaacaactACAATACAAACAAAGGAATCAAAAATCCTCTTGGAACTGATAAGTAACTATAGGAAAGTCACAGGGTACAAAGTTAACATACAAAGGTTAATAGCATTCCTATAGACCAGGCACTGGATAATTAGAATTTGTAATGAAAAATTCAATATTATTCATATTgtcaccccacccctaccctccaAAAGGAAGTAATACTTAGTTATAagtctaacaaaatatataaaggatctatatgtggaaaactataaaactctaataaaactaataaaaaactaaataaatgaaaagatactccatattcgtggattggaagactcaattatgttaagatgtcagttcttcttaAATTCATCTATAGAGTCAATGtgattccaatcaaaatcccagcacgTTTTATGGATATCAACAaattgattttaaagtttatatggaaaggcaaaagacccaaaatataaaatataatagtgaAGGAGAACAAAGTTATAGGACAAATACTGTCCAACTTCAGGACTCACTATAAAACTACAGAAATCAAGTCAGTGTGgtattgatgaaagaaaagacaatggATCAGAAGAGAAAACCTGGCGGTTGATCTACAAagtatagtcaactgatctttgacaaaagagcaaaggcaatcAGTGGAGTAATGGTTGTCTTCTTCACAAATGATGCTAGAAAACTCAGATGCCCCTATGCAAAAACATGAAtttagacacagaccttacacctttcacaaaaacaaaaaacagaaaataaaaaacaacaagaaacaaacaaacaaaaaaaccagaatctAGGACCCCACCCCAGATCTGCTGAATTAGATTTTGCCTTCCCATTTCCTTCCTGGCACAAgcagatttaattttctttttaatatatatttacatttaaaatatatattagccATTGATTTTGGATGCTTGCAGCAGCTTAGCACAGTGTGACGTAATACTGCCAATGAAAATCCTATTTAGTTAAAAAAGGTTTacattttttgcaactttttgataATTGGTATAAAACTTGAATTACCACTGACTTTAATAAATTAGAACATATTGGGCTTGAGTTACCTAAGAAAGGAGCCAGGAATTAGCAAAAGATATCATGGCATATCTTAGTGAAAAGGGTAGCATTTTGACACATTTTGTTATAACTAAATCAGGCTGCTGTGACCATTATGTAGATAGAAGAAAGGAGGGTAATCAGTTAGTTTTGCAATGTAAGAATAAGCTCAGAGTATCTCTACACTCATTCTCTGCCTGTATTTACCCTGGTTGTATTAAATGTGAAAGAATGACCTTTAATTCTAGCTTGGTACCTTGCCATAAACTTTTCTTGTAATGTGATTTGATGTAAACTAAATCTTAGAGGGAGTGTTACTGGTTCTTGCATCACCTAAATAAGAGCTCTTAACATTTCCCAtagaaaacacacattttaatGACTCTCTAAGGTCCTCATCAAGGCTAAGCCCAAGAATGTCATCTTGTGGGATACATTTCAAGTTTGCCCTTAGGAATTTTTGATCCAATTGTGACTTCTAAGTGTCTGATAATAATAATTAGGACTCATTTTAGTAATGATTAGTTTTTCAACTATCCTATGTATAAAACCCATATGAGGgatttcacaaatttttttttgactctgccctttttctttttattctttctcattgAATTTGTCTGATTCCATTGCATCAACCTCCGTGGAAATGATCCCCAAATCTTTTTCTCAGATTCGGGTCTTCCTCTTGAGCATTATTTAGCCTTATTTAGGTTGTATGCCTCCACTTGCTTGTCCAGCTGGCAACTCAAGACCATCAAATTCAAAACAATGCATAATGCATATGaatatttccattctttctgAATTCTCTTTGTCGTTaacatcaaaattttttttcatttagtttatatgccaatttttttcttcagatctttattggagtataattgctttacacttttatgccagtttccactgtacaacaaagtgaatcagttgtacttatacatatatacccccatattccctccctcttgagcctccct
The genomic region above belongs to Hippopotamus amphibius kiboko isolate mHipAmp2 chromosome 9, mHipAmp2.hap2, whole genome shotgun sequence and contains:
- the LOC130861137 gene encoding olfactory receptor 8B3, with the protein product MLARNDSLVTEFILAGLTDRPELQQPLFSLFLMIYMVTMVGNLGLIILIGLNSHLHTPMYYFLFNLSFIDLYYSSVFTPKMLMNFVIRKNIISYGGCMTQLYFFLFFVISECYMLTSMAYDRYVAICTPLLYKVTMSHQVCLVLSLAAYVMGFAGASAHTGCMLRLTFCNVNIINHYLCDILPLLQLSCTSTYVNEVVVLLVVGINIIVPSFTILISYIFILTSILHIKSAQGRLKAFSTCSSHIIALSLFFGSAAFMYLKYASPGSMEQGKVSSIFYTNVGPMLNPLIYSLRNKDVKVALWKSLFKIQRRNMF